In Chryseobacterium gleum, a single genomic region encodes these proteins:
- a CDS encoding M1 family metallopeptidase, with the protein MTKLYLLVLGFLLSQQFYGQKQRQNTDMKGLIEKEKKSFTQKMNIGNINPNTLNYDLQYQRMDVSLDPAVYNISGSVTSHFKPTQTMGSIYFDLSNSLTVSQVKYHGTNITSFQQLPSKELKIDFPASIPANTLDSLTIYYAGAPSTSNDAFKTALQSGTPVLSTLNEPYGAQDWFPTKQSLNDKIERFDFKITTPSNYSVAANGKLMSETFPTGNTKLTFWRTMYPTPAYLIALSITNFVKLTDTIGNPPFPFVNYIYPSTNSNATSVANINWTKQVMDTFETYFGSYPFRNEKYGHMEFMYGGGMEHQTMSSMGGWSKQLIAHELTHQWFGDKVTCGAWNDIWLNEGFATFGEHVANEKLLMNNTDFLNYLQGQSNYITAGTTGSVYVPDSGLSSINRIFDSRLTYAKGGYVLRMLKWILGDTVFYQALKDYHARPNLAYSYARTADFNASLLQSTGTDFTEFFNDWVYGEGYPTYTIKWMQSGNQALFKVSQTQSSSTVSFFEMPLPVKVTGTSGQTAYLVLNNTSNNQYFLQSVTFPIASVQFNYEYQIIEKNSTVTQDNTLSVSSVEKEDFGLYPNPAKNEINLKGINRAVDFTIHAIDGKLVGKGTYQPGKAIGIAELVPGAYFITIDEKNIKFIKH; encoded by the coding sequence ATGACAAAATTGTACCTTTTGGTGTTGGGATTTTTATTGTCTCAACAATTTTATGGCCAGAAGCAAAGGCAAAATACGGATATGAAAGGATTAATCGAAAAAGAGAAAAAATCCTTCACCCAAAAAATGAATATCGGGAATATCAATCCCAACACCCTGAATTACGACTTACAATACCAGAGAATGGATGTCAGCCTGGATCCTGCGGTGTATAATATTTCAGGATCGGTTACTTCACATTTTAAGCCTACACAGACTATGGGAAGTATTTATTTTGATCTTTCCAATTCATTAACGGTTTCCCAGGTGAAATATCATGGAACCAACATTACAAGCTTTCAACAGCTTCCTTCGAAAGAATTGAAAATTGATTTTCCGGCCTCTATCCCTGCCAATACACTGGACTCTCTTACCATTTATTATGCAGGAGCACCATCTACAAGTAATGATGCTTTCAAAACGGCTCTTCAGAGCGGAACTCCGGTACTTTCTACTTTGAATGAACCTTACGGAGCACAAGACTGGTTTCCTACCAAGCAGAGTTTAAATGATAAAATTGAAAGGTTTGATTTTAAGATTACAACTCCATCGAACTACAGCGTAGCAGCGAATGGAAAGCTGATGTCTGAAACCTTTCCTACGGGAAATACCAAACTGACCTTCTGGAGAACGATGTATCCTACGCCGGCCTATCTGATTGCTCTTTCGATTACAAATTTTGTAAAGCTTACTGATACTATCGGAAATCCTCCTTTTCCTTTTGTGAATTATATTTATCCGTCCACGAACTCCAATGCAACCAGTGTAGCTAATATTAACTGGACAAAGCAGGTGATGGATACCTTTGAAACTTATTTTGGTTCTTATCCTTTCCGGAATGAAAAATACGGACACATGGAATTTATGTACGGAGGAGGAATGGAGCATCAAACTATGTCTTCTATGGGCGGATGGAGCAAGCAGCTTATTGCTCATGAGCTTACTCACCAGTGGTTTGGTGATAAGGTAACCTGCGGTGCATGGAATGATATCTGGCTGAATGAAGGTTTTGCCACATTCGGAGAACATGTTGCCAATGAAAAACTATTGATGAACAATACAGATTTTCTGAATTACTTACAAGGCCAGTCCAATTATATTACAGCGGGCACAACCGGAAGCGTATATGTACCGGATAGCGGACTTTCCAGCATCAACAGAATATTTGACAGCAGACTTACTTATGCCAAAGGAGGATATGTGCTGAGAATGCTGAAATGGATTTTAGGAGATACTGTGTTTTACCAGGCACTTAAAGACTATCACGCAAGACCGAATCTTGCATACAGCTATGCACGTACAGCTGATTTTAATGCCTCTTTACTGCAGTCAACAGGGACAGATTTTACAGAGTTTTTTAATGATTGGGTGTATGGAGAAGGATATCCTACCTATACCATAAAGTGGATGCAGAGCGGAAATCAGGCTTTATTTAAAGTTTCACAGACACAGAGCAGCTCTACGGTAAGCTTTTTCGAAATGCCTTTGCCGGTTAAAGTGACAGGAACATCCGGGCAGACAGCTTATCTGGTTCTTAACAATACCTCTAATAATCAATATTTCCTTCAGTCGGTAACCTTCCCGATAGCAAGTGTTCAGTTTAATTACGAGTATCAGATAATTGAGAAAAACTCTACGGTTACCCAGGATAATACATTGAGCGTTTCTTCTGTTGAGAAGGAGGACTTTGGCTTATATCCGAATCCTGCGAAAAATGAAATTAATCTGAAAGGTATCAATAGAGCCGTGGACTTTACGATTCATGCAATTGACGGAAAACTGGTTGGAAAAGGAACGTATCAGCCAGGTAAAGCAATTGGAATTGCAGAATTGGTTCCGGGAGCTTATTTTATTACGATTGATGAAAAGAATATTAAATTTATTAAACACTAA
- the dacB gene encoding D-alanyl-D-alanine carboxypeptidase/D-alanyl-D-alanine endopeptidase — MVNFRKYISSAAVLASGFFLAQSTVSTVLYSQNYDNQKSSLNLPSPVSTVVEKTVLSAKELVDINVNTMMADPVLKNATWGFVVYDPKTKKVISSYNENTPLVPASTTKLLTTETALNMLGENYRWMTQLEYSGTVDENGVLNGNLYVIGSGDPSLGTNKAGAASYRDIISDFVSGVSREGIKKVNGDIIIQTALFKGNISMLPENVVWLENNNYYLPAGSTRDINPANEKLIVKKSGFSTEKKFFYVSPYNHQMVYADKYEGNGVLTTKLPDAPAYLANSFRTTLVKSGIPVTGKVTPKMTDAAPENRKMLSAYKSPTLSDIIYYTNQHSDNSLAEALLRTVGYQKMGDQTSESGRIVVTNHLREAGFDMNGLNYIDGSGLSRSNNVTPISQVKFLTSLMDQNYYRSYLTSLPVGGQSGTLKRMFNAGGNGQIFAKTGTLNKVKTLAGYLKTNSGKTLVFSLMVNNYSGSVDMVKKRMEKILEPALDL, encoded by the coding sequence ATGGTAAATTTCAGAAAATATATTTCAAGTGCAGCGGTGTTGGCTTCTGGTTTTTTCCTGGCTCAATCTACCGTTTCTACCGTTCTTTATTCTCAGAATTATGACAATCAAAAAAGCAGCTTAAACCTGCCTTCACCCGTTAGCACGGTGGTGGAAAAAACTGTTTTGTCAGCAAAAGAACTGGTAGACATTAATGTGAACACAATGATGGCGGATCCTGTGCTGAAAAATGCAACCTGGGGATTCGTAGTGTATGACCCGAAAACGAAGAAAGTGATCTCTTCGTACAATGAAAATACTCCTTTAGTACCTGCTTCTACCACAAAATTACTGACAACGGAAACCGCTCTGAATATGCTGGGCGAGAATTACCGTTGGATGACTCAGCTGGAATATTCAGGAACCGTAGATGAAAATGGAGTTTTAAATGGAAATCTTTATGTCATAGGAAGCGGTGACCCTTCTTTGGGAACAAACAAAGCAGGAGCAGCATCTTACAGAGATATCATTTCGGATTTCGTAAGCGGCGTTTCAAGAGAGGGAATCAAAAAGGTAAATGGTGATATTATCATTCAGACAGCGCTTTTCAAAGGCAATATTTCAATGCTTCCGGAAAATGTTGTATGGTTGGAAAACAATAACTATTATTTACCTGCAGGAAGTACCCGCGATATCAACCCGGCCAACGAAAAACTGATTGTTAAGAAAAGTGGTTTCTCCACAGAAAAGAAATTTTTCTACGTTTCCCCTTACAATCATCAGATGGTATATGCTGATAAATACGAAGGCAACGGAGTTTTAACAACCAAACTTCCTGATGCTCCGGCTTATCTTGCCAACTCTTTCAGAACCACACTGGTAAAAAGCGGCATTCCTGTTACCGGAAAAGTAACTCCGAAAATGACAGATGCAGCACCGGAAAACAGAAAAATGCTTTCTGCCTATAAATCTCCAACGTTAAGTGATATTATTTATTATACCAATCAGCACAGTGACAATTCTTTAGCAGAAGCTTTGCTAAGAACGGTAGGATATCAGAAAATGGGAGATCAGACTTCAGAATCAGGAAGAATTGTAGTGACCAATCACCTTAGAGAAGCAGGTTTCGATATGAATGGTTTAAATTATATCGACGGAAGCGGACTTTCAAGAAGCAATAATGTTACTCCTATTTCCCAGGTGAAATTCCTTACTTCTCTGATGGATCAGAATTATTACAGATCTTATCTGACTTCTTTACCTGTCGGGGGACAGTCCGGAACTTTAAAAAGAATGTTTAATGCTGGCGGAAACGGACAGATTTTTGCGAAGACAGGAACGTTGAATAAAGTAAAAACGCTGGCAGGATATCTGAAAACAAACTCCGGAAAAACACTGGTTTTCTCTTTGATGGTGAATAACTATTCCGGATCGGTAGATATGGTGAAGAAAAGAATGGAGAAAATTCTTGAACCTGCATTAGATCTTTAG
- a CDS encoding GLPGLI family protein: MNKFLFLFSLLLFESISAQKQIHIQYLNVRSPIANVYEDLYTNGTKVISKQDGNIMWTDPSFNKNKKTQDFYFISTIDKTTKDRNFFFTSFVRDNAEDYYFVYDKVPQINWKIEKESSRKILGYECTKATANFRGSPITAYFTKEIPYSVGPFKFFGLPGAILDIRVDGKDFDLWKAVKVDLDDHSKVEYNPNFPGFTKANMKDYIMSKDNATTNYLSNSKISGSTGKIATIRMGVEKNFEWENQISE; this comes from the coding sequence ATGAACAAATTTCTTTTTCTTTTTTCTCTTTTGTTATTTGAGAGTATATCAGCACAAAAACAGATACATATACAATACCTTAATGTCAGATCACCAATAGCCAATGTGTATGAAGATCTTTATACTAATGGCACAAAGGTTATATCAAAACAGGATGGCAATATTATGTGGACTGATCCTAGCTTTAATAAAAATAAAAAAACTCAAGATTTTTATTTTATTTCTACGATTGATAAGACAACAAAAGATAGGAATTTCTTTTTCACATCATTTGTTAGAGATAATGCAGAGGATTATTATTTTGTATATGATAAAGTTCCTCAAATAAATTGGAAAATTGAAAAAGAATCTAGCAGAAAAATTCTTGGTTACGAATGTACAAAAGCAACAGCTAATTTTCGAGGCTCTCCTATAACGGCTTATTTTACAAAAGAAATTCCCTATTCTGTTGGCCCATTTAAATTTTTTGGGTTACCTGGTGCAATTTTAGACATCAGAGTTGATGGAAAAGATTTTGATTTATGGAAAGCTGTAAAAGTTGATCTTGATGATCACTCAAAAGTAGAGTATAATCCTAATTTTCCTGGCTTTACCAAAGCTAATATGAAAGATTATATAATGAGTAAAGATAATGCCACAACCAATTATTTAAGTAATAGTAAGATTAGTGGAAGCACTGGAAAAATAGCGACAATCCGAATGGGAGTTGAAAAAAACTTTGAATGGGAAAATCAGATATCCGAATAG
- the kbl gene encoding glycine C-acetyltransferase, which yields MISEKYLQHLQNELQNIENDGLYKRERIITSQQSAEIEANGKKLLNFCANNYLGLSNHPEVMKASQDMIQSHGYGMSSVRFICGTQDIHKELEKKIADFLGLEDTILYAAAFDANGGVFEPLFTEEDAIISDELNHASIIDGVRLCKAARYRYKNNNMEDLEAQLMAASEKNHRFKIIVTDGVFSMDGIVADLKGVCDLADKYDALVMVDDSHATGFIGKTGRGTHEANEVMGRVDIITSTLGKALGGALGGFTSGKKEIIDMLRQRSRPYLFSNSLAPGIVGAALRVLDMISDDTSLRDKVMENAEYFRTEMKAKGFDIPEGDAAIVPVMLYDAPLSQKMAEKLMDEGIYVIGFFYPVVPKGKARIRVQLSAAHTKEHLDKAIAAFEKVGKELGVIS from the coding sequence ATGATCTCTGAAAAATACCTTCAACATTTACAGAATGAACTTCAGAATATTGAGAATGACGGACTTTACAAAAGAGAAAGAATCATCACTTCTCAACAGAGTGCAGAAATAGAGGCTAACGGAAAAAAGCTTTTGAACTTCTGTGCCAATAATTATCTGGGATTATCCAATCATCCGGAGGTGATGAAAGCTTCTCAGGATATGATTCAATCTCACGGATACGGAATGTCTTCTGTACGTTTCATCTGCGGAACACAGGATATTCACAAGGAGCTTGAGAAAAAAATTGCAGATTTCCTTGGTCTTGAAGATACTATTCTTTACGCCGCTGCATTTGATGCTAACGGAGGTGTTTTTGAACCCTTGTTTACGGAAGAAGATGCTATTATTTCAGATGAACTGAACCATGCATCAATCATTGATGGTGTCCGTCTTTGTAAAGCGGCTAGATACAGATACAAAAACAATAATATGGAGGATCTGGAAGCTCAGCTGATGGCTGCTTCTGAAAAGAACCACCGTTTTAAAATTATCGTAACAGACGGAGTATTCTCAATGGATGGGATTGTTGCAGACTTAAAAGGAGTTTGTGACCTTGCAGACAAATATGATGCTTTGGTGATGGTAGATGATTCTCACGCAACAGGCTTCATCGGAAAAACCGGCCGTGGTACCCACGAAGCAAATGAGGTAATGGGTAGAGTAGATATCATTACTTCTACATTAGGAAAAGCGTTAGGAGGAGCTTTAGGTGGATTTACTTCCGGTAAAAAAGAAATCATTGATATGCTGAGACAGCGTTCAAGACCTTATTTATTCTCAAACTCTTTGGCACCCGGAATCGTAGGAGCTGCATTGAGAGTACTGGATATGATTTCTGATGATACTTCTCTTCGTGATAAAGTAATGGAAAATGCAGAATACTTCAGAACGGAAATGAAAGCAAAAGGTTTTGATATCCCTGAAGGCGATGCTGCTATTGTTCCGGTAATGCTTTACGATGCGCCGCTTTCTCAAAAAATGGCCGAAAAGCTTATGGATGAAGGAATCTATGTGATCGGATTCTTCTATCCTGTAGTACCGAAAGGAAAAGCAAGAATCCGAGTTCAATTATCTGCAGCTCATACCAAAGAGCACCTGGATAAGGCGATTGCTGCATTTGAAAAAGTAGGAAAAGAATTAGGAGTGATCTCTTAA
- a CDS encoding cupin-like domain-containing protein — translation MRLKPVQKIKTISSDTFINNHMKPRIPIIIEDFVHPESPAFKKWNYEYFKEIAGDQMVNVYGSELDSLDRVASDPIAQTTFSEYLDLIQSTPTEHRLFLFNLLKIKPELKNDIIYNDVTNGKILKWLPFMFFGGEGSVTRNHIDIDMSHVFITQFQGIKRIWLFPWEQSDFMYKLSYNFHSLVQIKNPDYRKYPALLYLNGYEAVIHPGDTLYIPSGWWHYIQYDTEGYSISVRALPSSPLEKWRGFKNLVITRHFDNLMRKIFKEKWFSYKVRLARQRGARAARKQRSFQI, via the coding sequence ATGAGATTAAAGCCGGTACAAAAAATAAAGACAATCAGCTCAGATACCTTTATTAATAACCACATGAAGCCGAGAATTCCAATTATTATTGAAGATTTCGTACACCCTGAAAGCCCGGCTTTCAAAAAGTGGAATTATGAGTATTTCAAAGAAATTGCCGGAGATCAGATGGTCAATGTATACGGCAGTGAGCTTGATTCCCTCGACAGAGTCGCAAGTGATCCTATTGCCCAGACTACATTCTCAGAATATCTGGATCTGATTCAATCAACTCCTACTGAACACCGGCTCTTCTTATTTAATTTACTGAAAATAAAACCCGAACTTAAAAATGATATTATTTACAATGATGTAACAAATGGTAAAATACTGAAATGGCTGCCATTTATGTTTTTCGGCGGTGAGGGTTCCGTAACCAGAAACCATATTGACATTGATATGTCCCATGTTTTTATCACCCAATTTCAAGGGATCAAAAGAATCTGGCTCTTCCCCTGGGAACAATCTGATTTTATGTATAAGCTGTCATACAATTTTCACAGCCTGGTTCAGATTAAAAACCCGGATTACAGAAAATACCCTGCTTTACTCTATTTAAATGGCTATGAAGCAGTCATTCATCCGGGAGACACGCTGTATATACCTTCGGGATGGTGGCATTATATTCAGTATGATACAGAAGGGTATTCTATATCGGTAAGAGCACTGCCTTCGAGTCCTCTTGAAAAATGGCGCGGTTTTAAAAACCTTGTCATCACCAGACATTTTGATAACCTCATGCGTAAGATATTCAAAGAAAAATGGTTTTCCTACAAGGTCAGGCTGGCGAGACAAAGAGGAGCCAGAGCAGCAAGAAAACAAAGAAGCTTTCAAATCTGA
- a CDS encoding ABC transporter permease encodes MIAILKKELWSYFGNWSAWVIIAAFSLIATLFLFFFDNDSNIFEIGMASLQSYFVLVPWLLMFIIPALSMKTFAEEQQTGTLNWLFSQPLKVSELVTGKFLSVWIVGILCLIPSLIYLYTVYVLGVPAGNIDLGMTFGSYIGLMILIAAFSAVGILASSLSQNQIMAYLLGVFMCFIMYFGIEQLASYKLLGGADFILQNIGFYQHFLGFTRGLIDAKDVAYFVLVICASLVLANHFINKKK; translated from the coding sequence ATGATTGCAATTTTAAAGAAAGAACTTTGGAGTTACTTTGGAAACTGGAGCGCATGGGTGATCATTGCCGCTTTCAGTCTGATAGCAACCCTTTTCCTGTTCTTTTTCGACAACGATTCTAATATTTTTGAGATTGGAATGGCCTCACTGCAGAGCTATTTCGTATTGGTACCATGGCTGTTGATGTTTATCATCCCGGCCCTTTCCATGAAGACTTTTGCGGAAGAACAGCAAACCGGAACATTGAACTGGCTTTTTTCGCAACCGTTAAAAGTTTCAGAACTGGTGACAGGCAAATTTCTTTCTGTATGGATTGTAGGAATTTTATGTCTTATTCCATCATTAATTTACCTTTATACAGTCTATGTTTTGGGAGTTCCGGCAGGAAATATTGACCTGGGAATGACTTTTGGAAGTTATATTGGACTGATGATCTTAATAGCTGCTTTTTCAGCAGTAGGAATCCTGGCGTCTTCATTATCACAAAATCAGATTATGGCTTATCTGCTGGGCGTTTTCATGTGCTTCATTATGTATTTTGGAATTGAGCAGCTGGCAAGTTATAAACTATTGGGTGGAGCTGATTTCATTCTTCAGAATATTGGCTTTTACCAGCATTTCTTAGGCTTTACAAGAGGGCTTATTGATGCTAAGGATGTAGCGTATTTTGTGCTTGTTATCTGCGCTTCATTAGTATTGGCTAATCATTTTATTAACAAAAAGAAGTAG
- the priA gene encoding replication restart helicase PriA, with amino-acid sequence MQYAQIVLPLNLKGSFTYKVPEEMMPEIQPGMRVLVPFGGKKIYTGIVFELHDHAPENFVAKEIISMLDDQPILPQEQIDFWNWLSEYYLCNLGEIYRFSFPSSLKLESETYLKLKAGAIVDFENLDVNEMYLIQALEVRQLINLTDIEAFIPKKDIIRTINSLIDLQYIEIDEKIAEKYKAKEVAYVRINDEVLANQNLTEILLKLNRAQKQKDLFLLILEKQTENPDTPIKKSELFEDGYFGSSHFKPLADKGLVEEYYMQKDRIESYEGEIEELEELSEQQKTAKSEIDEAFEEGKNVLLHGVTSSGKTHIYLEKIDECIKEGKNVLFLLPEISLTKQITQRLEKKYGRQLGFYHQKLTDFERVEVWRRIKQNDIRILIGTRNALFLPYQNLGLIVVDEEHDSAYRPREVSPYFNAKDASLVLGKFYKAGVILGSATPSVESYYSARKDKMKYVFLNERFGNVNLPEYELINFKEAQESKKVSGNFSLKLIEDIKTTVDAKNQAIVLHNRRGYSNVIECESCGYVNYCSNCDVVMTYHKAANEMKCHYCGQRASKPKTCPKCNSEKLNERGVGVEQIHEEVSKLFPENEVDRMDVDSMRKKFAYEKLYEKIEDGETDIIVGTQMISKGLDFDHIELVAIPKADSLLYVQDFRAEERAYQLITQVSGRAGRVSGKGKILIQTFNPDHSVFQLIKMNNPAKIYKYILTERQKFHYPPFTKLIMIELKHRREDKADRASQFLGSILRKYLPEDCVLGPERAQIAKLNNLYQFQIMLKLPRGKTYEKFKSMVLISLKEFDEITAYQSIKKDVFVDF; translated from the coding sequence TTGCAGTACGCTCAGATAGTTTTACCATTGAATTTAAAAGGATCTTTCACCTATAAAGTTCCTGAAGAAATGATGCCCGAAATCCAGCCCGGAATGCGTGTCCTGGTGCCGTTTGGGGGGAAGAAAATCTATACAGGAATTGTATTTGAGCTTCATGATCATGCACCGGAAAATTTTGTTGCCAAGGAAATTATCAGCATGCTGGATGATCAACCTATTCTGCCTCAGGAACAGATTGATTTCTGGAACTGGCTTTCAGAATACTATCTGTGCAATCTTGGGGAAATTTACAGGTTTTCATTTCCTTCTTCTTTAAAACTTGAAAGTGAAACCTATTTAAAATTAAAAGCAGGTGCAATTGTTGATTTTGAAAATCTGGATGTCAACGAAATGTACCTGATTCAGGCACTTGAGGTGCGTCAGCTGATCAACCTGACGGATATTGAAGCATTTATTCCTAAAAAAGATATCATCAGAACCATCAATTCGCTTATCGATCTTCAGTATATTGAGATTGATGAGAAGATTGCTGAAAAATATAAAGCTAAAGAAGTGGCGTATGTAAGGATTAATGATGAGGTGCTGGCCAATCAGAACCTTACAGAAATTCTTTTAAAGCTGAACAGAGCGCAAAAGCAAAAAGATCTTTTCCTTCTTATTCTGGAAAAACAAACCGAAAATCCGGATACACCTATAAAAAAATCTGAACTGTTTGAAGATGGCTATTTCGGTAGCTCGCACTTCAAACCTTTGGCGGATAAAGGCCTTGTGGAGGAATATTATATGCAGAAAGACAGGATCGAAAGCTATGAAGGAGAAATTGAAGAGCTGGAGGAACTTTCAGAACAGCAGAAAACAGCCAAATCCGAGATCGATGAAGCTTTTGAGGAAGGAAAGAATGTGCTGCTTCACGGTGTTACTTCATCAGGAAAGACTCACATTTACCTAGAGAAAATTGATGAATGTATTAAAGAAGGAAAAAATGTTCTGTTTTTACTTCCGGAAATTTCCCTGACCAAACAGATTACCCAGCGGTTAGAAAAGAAATACGGCAGGCAATTAGGTTTTTATCATCAGAAGCTTACTGATTTTGAAAGGGTGGAAGTATGGAGGAGAATTAAGCAGAACGATATCCGTATTCTGATCGGAACCCGTAACGCTCTGTTTTTACCTTACCAGAATCTGGGTCTTATTGTTGTGGATGAAGAACATGATTCTGCTTACAGACCAAGGGAGGTATCTCCTTATTTTAATGCTAAGGACGCCTCATTGGTTTTGGGAAAATTTTATAAGGCGGGAGTCATCCTGGGATCTGCCACACCTTCTGTTGAAAGCTACTACAGCGCCAGAAAAGATAAAATGAAATACGTTTTTCTGAATGAAAGATTCGGGAACGTTAATCTGCCGGAATATGAGCTGATCAATTTCAAGGAAGCACAGGAATCTAAGAAGGTTTCAGGTAATTTCTCTCTGAAGCTTATTGAGGATATTAAGACAACGGTAGATGCAAAAAACCAGGCTATTGTCCTGCATAATCGCCGTGGCTATTCCAATGTAATTGAATGTGAAAGCTGCGGTTATGTGAATTACTGCTCCAATTGTGATGTGGTGATGACATACCATAAAGCGGCCAATGAGATGAAATGTCATTACTGCGGACAAAGAGCCTCAAAGCCAAAGACCTGTCCTAAATGTAATTCTGAAAAGCTAAACGAAAGAGGAGTAGGTGTAGAGCAGATTCACGAAGAAGTTTCCAAACTGTTTCCGGAAAATGAGGTGGATAGAATGGATGTGGATTCTATGCGTAAAAAATTTGCTTACGAAAAGCTGTATGAAAAGATTGAAGACGGAGAAACGGATATCATTGTCGGAACACAGATGATTTCCAAAGGATTGGATTTTGATCATATTGAACTCGTTGCGATTCCTAAAGCGGATTCCCTGTTATATGTACAGGATTTCAGGGCTGAAGAAAGAGCCTATCAGCTGATCACGCAGGTGTCAGGAAGAGCCGGTAGGGTCTCCGGAAAAGGAAAAATTCTTATTCAGACTTTTAATCCTGATCATTCTGTATTTCAGCTGATCAAGATGAACAACCCTGCGAAAATCTATAAATATATTCTGACAGAGCGACAGAAATTTCATTATCCGCCTTTTACCAAGCTGATCATGATTGAGCTGAAACACAGAAGAGAGGATAAAGCAGACCGCGCTTCTCAGTTTCTGGGCTCTATTCTCAGAAAATACCTTCCGGAAGACTGCGTTTTAGGCCCTGAAAGAGCTCAGATTGCAAAGCTGAATAATTTGTACCAGTTCCAGATTATGCTTAAGCTTCCCCGTGGGAAGACCTATGAAAAATTCAAAAGCATGGTTTTAATAAGTTTGAAAGAATTTGATGAAATCACTGCATATCAAAGCATTAAAAAAGATGTTTTTGTTGATTTTTAA
- a CDS encoding CopD family protein, whose amino-acid sequence MLYTIIKALHIIFMVSYFAGIFYLVRIFVYYKDTDDFPEEKKKILREQYTFMARRLWNIITVPAGVIMAVCGLVMIFLNTGLMKMPWFHLKLTFLIGLAIYHYWCWKKVLHLKDLHGGTLPIANIKLRQANEIATFILFLVVFTVILKSMVIEYWWQLITGFFVLVLLIMMTVKLVNKNKKNK is encoded by the coding sequence ATGCTTTATACAATAATCAAAGCGCTGCACATTATTTTTATGGTAAGCTACTTTGCGGGAATTTTTTATCTCGTGAGGATTTTCGTTTACTATAAGGACACTGATGATTTTCCGGAAGAAAAAAAGAAAATTCTGAGAGAGCAGTATACTTTTATGGCCAGAAGGCTGTGGAATATTATCACCGTTCCTGCGGGAGTAATCATGGCAGTTTGCGGATTGGTCATGATCTTTTTAAATACCGGGCTTATGAAAATGCCGTGGTTTCATTTAAAACTGACCTTCCTTATTGGACTTGCCATTTACCATTACTGGTGCTGGAAAAAAGTCCTTCATTTAAAGGATCTACATGGAGGTACACTACCCATTGCCAACATCAAGCTGAGACAGGCGAATGAAATAGCAACCTTCATTCTGTTTCTGGTGGTGTTTACGGTTATTCTAAAATCCATGGTGATTGAATACTGGTGGCAATTAATTACAGGATTTTTCGTTCTTGTATTGCTGATCATGATGACGGTAAAACTGGTTAACAAAAACAAAAAAAACAAATAA